In a genomic window of Mercenaria mercenaria strain notata chromosome 19, MADL_Memer_1, whole genome shotgun sequence:
- the LOC123542048 gene encoding uncharacterized protein LOC123542048 gives MAHSKLVSFPTKRCLKHPGEIINIYCGDHDVVCISSCKVLEHSNCSKTKHLIDAAKGVQKSKEYQTIKQDDAVRVLADRKADISRIENERKDVKKIIADFRKKVNKYFDDLEQKTLDALHKKAEIIVSSCKQNTEDLTVMKSTTEDMLKQLESFKGDNECDLFVQVKTDKKFLSNAMQEVLNISKKVRKDAINFRIDPKIEPYVSSLEGLGTFTDIPVNVGQLSLATTDRHVSQSRASASSPQTFPDNRDPLPIFKTQLYGKFDVKEKSDSNVCTITGICQLPDGNILIADCDNEKLKRLDQSYKLPDSLRLPGGPYSICNVGSDEIAVYLPGAKKVHYISVRKELTLTRSFSTVNYCRGMVYVDNKLYVCRGDLCDSASYCIKVYNNAGRLQHSISGLSSVPAYITVTDDGQHLLVTSLNSDNITMMDLTGNVVNTFSNRDLKEPYGKCTDCKGLVFICGWKSITVVQLEPKQQKIDVILGEKDGIKNPWAIYYDRKQSRVLISCYQSNQLMPTKRRTKSARGRGRTMPALPLEVQSAPDPATTEEVATTPAPSIEGISSLSSLPSSDLGSERRKSRDSPEINGRPKNMPILPRSRRMTSSNGLN, from the exons ATGGCACATTCTAAACTTGTTTCATTTCCGACGAAGCGATGTTTGAAACATCCTGGTGAAATCATTAACATCTATTGTGGAGACCATGATGTCGTCTGCATTAGCTCGTGCAAGGTTCTCGAGCACAG CAACTGTTCTAAAACCAAGCATTTGATAGACGCGGCTAAAGGTGTACAAAAAAGTAAAGAGTACCAAACTATCAAACAAGACGATGCCGTTAGAGTTCTTGCAGACCGGAAAGCTGATATTTCTCGTATCGAGAATGAAAGAAAAGATGTCAAGAAAATTATTGCTGATTTTAGAAAGAAAGTAAATAAGTACTTTGATGACCTTGAGCAAAAAACTCTCGATGCTTTACATAAAAAAGCGGAAATTATCGTGAGCAGTTGCAAACAAAATACAGAAGATCTTACCGTCATGAAATCAACAACTGAGGACATGCTGAAGCAGCTAGAGTCATTCAAGGGAGATAATGAGTGCGATCTCTTTGTACAAGTCAAAACCGACAAGAAATTCTTAAGTAATGCTATGCAAGAAGTTCTTAATATCTCGAAGAAGGTACGGAAAGATGCTATTAACTTTAGAATCGACCCGAAAATCGAGCCATACGTTAGTTCACTTGAAGGTCTGGGCACCTTTACAGATATCCCTGTAAACGTTGGTCAACTTTCACTAGCAACCACAGACAGACATGTAAGCCAGTCACGTGCATCGGCGTCATCCCCGCAGACGTTTCCGGATAATCGTGATCCGCTTCCTATATTCAAAACACAGCTGTATGGTAAATTTGATGTAAAGGAGAAATCTGATTCTAATGTGTGTACAATAACAGGCATCTGCCAGTTACCAGACGGAAATATCCTTATTGCTGATTGTGACAACGAGAAGCTGAAGAGACTAGATCAGTCATATAAACTTCCCGATTCTCTACGACTGCCCGGTGGTCCATATAGTATATGTAACGTTGGTTCTGATGAGATTGCTGTGTATCTGCCTGGTGCTAAGAAAGTTCACTACATATCTGTAAGAAAGGAACTGACATTGACGAGATCATTCAGTACAGTTAACTACTGTAGAGGAATGGTTTATGTTGATAATAAACTGTATGTTTGTCGTGGTGATTTGTGTGATTCAGCTTCCTATTGTATAAAAGTGTATAACAACGCTGGTCGGCTACAGCATTCTATAAGTGGATTATCTTCCGTGCCAGCATACATCACAGTCACAGATGATGGTCAGCATCTTCTTGTTACCAGCTTGAACAGTGATAACATTACTATGATGGATCTGACTGGTAATGTAGTCAACACGTTCAGCAACAGGGACTTGAAAGAACCTTACGGCAAATGTACTGATTGTAAAGGTCTGGTGTTTATCTGTGGGTGGAAAAGTATCACAGTTGTTCAGTTGGAACCCAAGCAGCAGAAGATAGACGTGATTCTGGGAGAGAAAGATGGTATCAAGAATCCTTGGGCTATTTACTATGACAGAAAGCAGTCGAGAGTATTGATCTCCTGTTATCAATCAAATCAACT TATGCCGACAAAAAGGAGAACAAAAAGTGCTAGAGGAAGGGGCAGAACAATGCCCGCCCTACCTTTAGAAGTCCAGTCTGCACCAGACCCTGCAACAACTGAAGAGGTCGCAACAACACCAGCTCCATCTATAGAAGGAATCTCTTCATTATCATCCCTCCCGTCTTCAGATTTGGGTAGCGAGAGAAGGAAATCCAGGGACTCCCCAGAAATAAACGGAAGGCCAAAGAACATGCCAATCTTACCGAGGAGCAGGAGGATGACAAGTTCGAATGGCTTAAATTAA
- the LOC123542166 gene encoding transcription intermediary factor 1-beta-like produces the protein MATGGSFSRTLEGGHEPFYDFSCTPCENEGKNMEAVRYCEECFVYMCDSCVRGHNRFPLHTRHQLLDQSQFGKVAQTKLVSFPTKRCLKHPGEIINIYCGDHDVVCCSSCKVLEHSNCAKTKHLIDAAKGIQKSKEYQTIKKETRALLNDAVKVLADRKADISRIENERKDVKKIIADFRKKVNKCFDDLEEKALDALHDKTENIVSSCEQDTKDLTVMKTTAEDMLKQLESFKGDNECDLFVQVKSDKTFLSNAMQEILNISKKVEKDAINFRIDPKIEPYLSSLEGLGSFTDIPMNASHLSPVAIDRHERHPRAFTSSSQTSRDNRAPLPIYKTQLYGKFDVKEKSDPAVCEISDICQLPNGTFLIADYNNKKLKRLDKSYKLLDSLRLPDSPFSICNVGSDEVAVSLCSAEKVQYISVKKKLTLKRSFSTGDYCKGMVYVDDKLYVGCGKDIEDPPLCCIEVYNNAGQLYHSISGLSYVPKYITVTDDGQHLLVTSCQSDDITMMDLTGNVVNTFSNRDLGDPSGICTDGKGQVFICDTTVVQLEPKQQKIDVILGEKDGIKESIAICYDRKQSRLLISC, from the exons atggctacGGGTGGTAGCTTTTCTAGAACATTGGAGGGCGGACACGAACCTTTTTATGACTTTTCGTGTACGCCATGTGAGAATGAAGGAAAGAACATGGAGGCTGTCAGATATTGTGAGGAATGCTTCGTCTACATGTGTGATTCTTGTGTCAGGGGTCACAACAGATTTCCGCTACACACAAGACACCAATTATTGGACCAAAGCCAGTTTGGGAAAGTGGCCCAGACTAAACTTGTTTCATTTCCGACAAAACGATGTTTGAAACATCCTGGGGAAATCATTAATATCTATTGTGGTGACCATGATGTCGTCTGCTGTAGCTCGTGCAAGGTTCTCGAGCACAG CAACTGTGCTAAAACCAAGCATTTGATAGACGCGGCAAAGGGTATACAGAAGAGCAAAGAGTACCAAACTATCAAAAAAGAAACACGTGCCCTTCTGAACGATGCCGTTAAAGTTCTTGCAGACCGGAAAGCTGATATTTCTCGTATCGAGAATGAAAGAAAAGATGTCAAGAAAATTATTGCTGATTTTAGAAAGAAAGTCAATAAGTGCTTTGATGATCTGGAGGAAAAAGCTCTCGATGCTTTACATGATAAAACGGAAAATATCGTAAGCAGTTGTGAACAAGATACAAAAGATCTTACCGTCATGAAAACAACAGCTGAGGACATGCTGAAGCAGCTAGAGTCATTCAAGGGAGATAATGAGTGCGACCTCTTTGTACAAGTGAAATCCGACAAGACATTCTTAAGTAATGCTATGCAGGAAATTCTCAACATCTCGAAGAAGGTAGAGAAAGATGCTATTAACTTTAGAATAGACCCGAAAATCGAGCCATACCTTAGTTCACTTGAAGGTTTGGGCAGCTTTACTGATATCCCTATGAACGCAAGTCACCTATCACCAGTAGCCATAGACAGGCATGAGCGCCACCCACGTGCATTTACGTCATCCTCACAGACGTCTCGGGATAATCGTGCTCCGCTTCCTATATACAAAACACAGCTGTATGGTAAATTTGATGTAAAGGAGAAATCTGATCCTGCAGTGTGTGAAATATCAGACATCTGTCAGTTACCAAACGGAACTTTCCTTATTGCTGATTATAACAACAAGAAGCTGAAGAGACTAGATAAGTCATATAAACTTCTCGATTCTCTACGACTGCCCGATAGTCCATTTAGTATATGTAACGTTGGTTCTGATGAGGTTGCTGTGTCTCTGTGTTCTGCTGAGAAAGTTCAGTACATATCTGTAAAAAAGAAACTGACATTGAAGAGATCATTCAGTACAGGTGACTACTGTAAGGGTATGGTTTATGTTGATGATAAACTGTATGTCGGTTGTGGTAAGGATATAGAGGATCCACCTCTCTGTTGTATAGAAGTGTATAACAACGCTGGTCAGCTATATCATTCTATAAGTGGATTATCTTACGTTCCAAAATACATCACAGTCACAGATGATGGTCAGCATCTTCTTGTTACCAGCTGCCAAAGTGATGACATTACTATGATGGATCTGACTGGTAATGTAGTCAACACGTTCAGCAACAGGGACTTGGGAGATCCTAGCGGCATATGTACTGATGGTAAAGGTCAGGTGTTTATCTGTGATACAACAGTCGTTCAGTTGGAACCCAAGCAGCAGAAGATAGACGTGATCCTGGGAGAGAAAGATGGTATCAAGGAGAGTATTGCAATTTGCTATGACAGAAAGCAGTCGAGATTATTGATCTCCTGTTGA